The Centroberyx gerrardi isolate f3 chromosome 24, fCenGer3.hap1.cur.20231027, whole genome shotgun sequence genome includes a region encoding these proteins:
- the trim35-14 gene encoding E3 ubiquitin-protein ligase TRIM35: MAGRLSLPEVDLSCPICCDIFRDPVVLKCSHSFCAACLQQYWAPRGQSHDCPLCRTESLDEPVASLTLKNLCDSYVQDGGALEVPAQTGELYCDPGEMCPLHGEKLKLFCLLDKEPICVVCHTSRKHKQHDCCPVSEAMVDVKEEMKSALSSLQTRREAYDKMKKNYEDTVTHIQVQARFVERRTREEFEKLQRFLKAEEEARMEALKKEEEQKSQTMRQMIEQISRNITSVSDSIRAIEEEMALEDISLLHKCKKTMTRIKHPDMVPVMAPGALINVAKYLSSLKYTVWARMQKIVTYTPVTLDPNTAAPWLQLSEDLTSVSDSDEKQKLPDNPERFDPDTGVLAHQGFTSGKHVWDVEVGENTAWVLGVAKESVQRKEKVSSVLKNGYLSVYFYHKMYFAGTSPLTRLNLKRQPQRIRVQLDCDKGRISFYDPLDNTHIYTFKHAFTEKVFPYFWLGCKQCPLKIEPLEFSVTAADYF; this comes from the exons ATGGCTGGCAGGCTCTCGCTCCCAGAAGTGGACCTGTCCTGTCCCATATGCTGCGATATCTTCAGGGACCCGGTGGTGCTCAAGTGCAGCCACAGTTTCTGCGCGGCCTGCCTGCAGCAGTACTGGGCTCCGCGGGGACAGAGCCACGACTGCCCTCTCTGCAGGACGGAGTCTCTGGACGAACCTGTGGCCAGTCTCACCCTGAAGAACCTGTGCGACTCTTACGTCCAGGACGGAGGGGCACTGGAGGTCCCGGCACAGACAGGAGAGCTGTACTGTGATCCTGGGGAGATGTGCCCACTCCACGGGGAGAAGCTGAAGCTCTTTTGCCTGCTGGACAAGGAGCCCATCTGTGTGGTTTGCCACACCTCCAGGAAGCACAAACAGCATGATTGCTGCCCTGTCAGCGAGGCCATGGTGGATGTGAAG GAGGAAATGAAGTCTGCCCTCAGCTCTTTGCAGACGAGGAGGGAGGCTTatgacaaaatgaagaaaaactaTGAGGATACTGTGACACACATTCAG GTCCAGGCGCGATTCGTGGAAAGACGGACCCGCGAGGAGTTCGAGAAGCTTCAGCGTTTCCTAAAAGCCGAGGAAGAGGCCAGGATGGAGGCCctgaagaaggaggaagagcagaagaGTCAAACGATGAGGCAGATGATTGAACAGATTAGCAGAAACATAACCTCTGTGTCTGACTCCATCAGAGCCATAGAAGAGGAGATGGCTTTGGAGGACATCTCGCTCCTTCAC AAATGCAAGAAGACGATGACAAG AATTAAGCATCCAGACATGGTTCCAGTTATGGCTCCAGGAGCGCTCATAAATGTGGCCAAATACCTGAGCTCCCTCAAGTACACTGTGTGGGCGAGGATGCAGAAGATCGTCACATACA CCCCGGTGACTCTGGACCCCAACACTGCTGCCCCGTGGCTCCAGCTGTCGGAGGATCTCACCAGCGTCAGCGACAGCGATGAGAAGCAGAAGCTGCCCGACAACCCGGAGAGGTTCGACCCTGACACCGGCGTACTGGCCCACCAGGGCTTCACCTCAGGCAAGCACGTCTGGGATGTGGAAGTGGGAGAAAACACCGCCTGGGTTCTCGGCGTGGCCAAAGAATCTGtccagaggaaagagaaagtgtcTTCCGTGCTGAAGAATGGCTACTTGTCCGTGTACTTTTACCACAAAATGTACTTTGCGGGCACTTCTCCTTTGACGAGGCTGAACTTGAAGAGGCAGCCCCAGAGAATCAGAGTGCAGCTGGATTGCGACAAGGGGAGGATTTCTTTCTATGATCCGcttgacaacacacacatctacacctTCAAGCATGCCTTCACTGAGAAGGTCTTCCCTTATTTCTGGTTGGGTTGTAAGCAGTGTCCTTTGAAGATTGAACCACTGGAGTTTTCTGTGACAGCTGCTGATTATTTTTGA